A portion of the Acidisarcina polymorpha genome contains these proteins:
- a CDS encoding aminotransferase class IV — translation MGNKIIESPEFELFETMYGTSTDGLRHLDRHLGRLTRSARDLGFECDIIRLHDEVRQFEASLTHGVPHRVRLSLKRSGEIHLQSVPIEPLRDEPVKIFRAPDLGFLPRNSLDPLLQYKTSLRGDYDRGWQLAQGLGGFDMLFSNERGELTEGGRTNVFLRIDGSIWTPPLSSGLLPGIMRGVLLDDPKFGAAERVLPFSELARAEEIMICNSLRGVLHAVLV, via the coding sequence GTGGGGAACAAGATTATTGAATCGCCGGAGTTCGAGCTGTTTGAGACTATGTATGGTACTTCGACGGACGGACTTCGTCATTTAGATCGCCATCTGGGTAGGCTTACACGCAGTGCGCGCGATCTGGGCTTTGAGTGCGATATCATTCGGTTGCATGACGAAGTACGGCAATTCGAGGCAAGCCTAACTCATGGAGTGCCGCATCGAGTAAGACTCTCCCTGAAGAGATCTGGTGAAATTCATCTGCAGAGCGTGCCAATCGAGCCGCTGCGCGACGAACCAGTAAAGATTTTTCGCGCACCTGATCTGGGGTTTCTTCCTAGGAACTCGCTGGATCCGCTTTTGCAGTACAAGACATCTCTGCGTGGCGACTACGACCGAGGCTGGCAGCTTGCACAAGGTCTCGGAGGCTTTGACATGCTGTTCTCCAATGAGCGTGGAGAGTTGACGGAGGGTGGGCGTACGAACGTCTTTCTGCGGATTGACGGCAGTATTTGGACGCCCCCACTCAGCTCCGGGCTGCTACCCGGAATTATGAGAGGAGTATTGCTGGATGATCCAAAGTTTGGAGCTGCCGAACGAGTGTTGCCATTCAGCGAACTGGCGCGAGCGGAAGAGATCATGATTTGTAACTCTCTTCGAGGCGTCCTTCATGCAGTGCTTGTCTAG
- a CDS encoding DUF3106 domain-containing protein: protein MTFRAGFGTRGTEGEPCPASERAVVSSPRAYRLSFLRSARVGIALWTLLGVACLSALGQHGHSSPPPSAHASAPSHPPAGAGRSGPPARPGNQSRPPSQQHLNEWLQHNQGLSPQEQARKLQQEPGFNRLPPEQQQRLTQRLNQVNRMPPDQRERTLERVENIERLPPTQQQQIRGSAVRLGQLPPQRQQVMRDAIRSLRNVPPGLRQSELNSSKYSGLSPEERGIVGNLLTVESYHPAPPPPR, encoded by the coding sequence ATGACATTCCGAGCAGGATTCGGTACGCGCGGCACGGAAGGAGAGCCATGTCCAGCCTCCGAGCGCGCGGTTGTGTCATCCCCCAGGGCTTATCGCTTGTCTTTTCTGCGCTCAGCCCGAGTTGGTATTGCCCTGTGGACTCTGTTGGGTGTGGCCTGCCTGTCCGCCCTGGGGCAGCATGGGCATTCATCGCCTCCTCCATCTGCTCATGCCTCGGCACCCTCGCACCCTCCAGCCGGAGCGGGGCGCTCGGGTCCTCCGGCTCGGCCTGGGAACCAGTCCCGGCCGCCCAGTCAGCAGCATTTGAATGAATGGCTGCAACACAATCAGGGACTATCTCCGCAGGAACAGGCGCGTAAGCTCCAGCAGGAGCCGGGTTTCAATCGGCTGCCGCCCGAACAGCAGCAACGCTTGACCCAGCGATTGAACCAGGTCAACCGGATGCCCCCCGACCAGCGCGAGCGGACGCTCGAGCGGGTCGAGAACATCGAGCGGCTGCCGCCAACGCAACAGCAGCAGATCCGCGGCTCGGCAGTGCGACTTGGTCAGCTGCCTCCCCAGCGGCAGCAGGTCATGAGGGACGCAATTCGAAGTTTGCGCAATGTGCCGCCAGGACTAAGGCAGTCCGAGTTGAACTCGTCCAAATACAGCGGGCTCAGCCCCGAAGAGCGAGGCATTGTCGGAAACTTGCTGACGGTTGAGTCGTATCATCCAGCTCCGCCGCCCCCGCGGTAG
- a CDS encoding anthranilate synthase component II has translation MNILLVDNYDSFTYNLYDLIYRVSGSRARVVKNDELSFAEITESPVDCVILSAGPGHPRRREDFGVSSDILARLDRPILGICLGHQGIAEVFGGNVARARVPVHGLTESIYHHGTCLFEGIPQGVKMVRYHSLIVTDSLPESLKVTAWTEDGLVMGIQHTTRRMFGVQFHPESICSEHGETLMNNFLRIAKSEV, from the coding sequence ATGAATATTCTGCTCGTCGACAACTATGATTCATTTACCTATAACTTATACGACTTGATCTACCGTGTTTCCGGTTCGAGGGCCCGCGTCGTCAAGAACGACGAGTTAAGCTTCGCAGAAATTACGGAGAGTCCAGTAGACTGCGTGATTCTTTCTGCTGGTCCGGGCCATCCTCGCCGACGTGAGGATTTTGGAGTGTCTTCGGATATTCTGGCCCGGCTGGATAGGCCTATTCTTGGCATTTGTCTGGGGCATCAGGGAATAGCGGAGGTCTTCGGCGGTAATGTGGCGCGAGCCAGGGTTCCGGTCCACGGACTCACAGAGTCTATTTATCACCACGGCACATGTCTGTTTGAAGGGATTCCCCAGGGAGTCAAGATGGTGAGATATCACTCTCTGATTGTGACGGACAGTCTTCCGGAAAGCCTAAAGGTTACCGCGTGGACTGAGGATGGCCTAGTCATGGGAATTCAGCACACTACGCGAAGGATGTTTGGAGTTCAGTTTCATCCCGAATCCATCTGCTCCGAGCATGGAGAGACACTAATGAATAACTTTTTAAGGATTGCGAAAAGTGAAGTATGA
- a CDS encoding cytochrome P450, whose product MSLSALDPTFRDQPNEYIDQLRSFEPVYRDREFDRVVLTRAEDIDMVLNHRALAKDPRKSRPGSYARMIDTIDENYRPSMLFADDPDHKRLRSLVAKAFNLQSADAMRPRILEVANRLLDGIPDPRHFDVVEVYSNPLPTIVIAAALGIDECDQQDFKRWSDSQGHVFNPRRTKEESANMASGREALQQYFAEIIKKRRKDRGTDLISNLISAEEDGQKLTEAEIISLCYLLLIAGNLTTTDLIGNGVLALLKNPDELAKLRAQPELTRNAIEEILRYDSPVTTASRIATRPMNIGGVDIEEGQPITLLLFGANHDPSAHPHPGKFDIARPDAYHSSFGGGSHFCIGAPLARAEAQIAIPLLFARFPKLRLTQGEFPARKSLVSLNGIRTLWVDTD is encoded by the coding sequence ATGAGTTTATCAGCGTTAGATCCGACGTTTCGCGATCAGCCCAACGAGTACATTGACCAGCTCCGATCCTTCGAGCCTGTGTATCGAGATCGAGAATTCGACAGGGTGGTGCTGACTCGTGCTGAGGATATCGACATGGTATTAAATCACCGCGCGCTCGCCAAAGATCCGCGCAAATCTCGTCCTGGTTCATACGCGCGCATGATAGATACGATCGATGAAAACTATCGGCCGAGTATGCTATTCGCGGACGATCCGGACCATAAGCGCCTACGCAGTCTAGTAGCCAAAGCATTCAACCTGCAATCCGCCGATGCTATGCGGCCGCGAATTCTCGAAGTAGCGAATCGCCTTTTGGATGGCATTCCCGATCCGCGGCATTTCGACGTTGTTGAGGTTTATTCAAACCCGCTCCCGACAATTGTCATTGCCGCTGCGCTGGGCATCGACGAGTGCGATCAACAAGACTTTAAACGCTGGTCAGACAGCCAGGGCCACGTTTTCAACCCTCGACGCACTAAGGAGGAGTCCGCTAACATGGCATCGGGGCGTGAAGCTCTGCAGCAGTATTTTGCCGAAATAATCAAAAAGCGTCGCAAAGACCGTGGAACGGACCTCATCAGCAACCTTATATCGGCCGAAGAAGACGGCCAGAAGCTAACCGAAGCCGAAATCATCAGTTTATGCTACTTGCTCCTTATCGCGGGAAACCTCACAACGACTGATCTTATAGGGAATGGCGTGCTGGCGCTCCTCAAAAATCCGGATGAGTTGGCCAAGCTGCGGGCACAGCCAGAACTGACCCGTAACGCAATCGAAGAAATTCTACGGTATGACTCGCCAGTCACCACTGCCAGTCGCATAGCTACCAGACCTATGAACATCGGTGGAGTGGATATAGAAGAGGGTCAACCTATTACGCTGCTCCTGTTTGGAGCAAACCATGATCCCTCGGCGCACCCTCATCCTGGCAAATTCGATATCGCGCGACCTGACGCATACCACTCATCTTTTGGCGGGGGCAGTCACTTCTGCATAGGAGCGCCGCTGGCACGCGCGGAGGCGCAGATTGCCATCCCATTGCTTTTCGCCAGGTTTCCGAAGCTTCGGCTCACGCAAGGTGAGTTTCCCGCTCGCAAATCTTTGGTAAGCCTCAATGGAATCAGGACGCTGTGGGTGGACACCGATTAG
- a CDS encoding citrate synthase translates to MATAVAAKGLEGIVAANSAICWIDGEAGVLAYRGIDIHELAPKSTFEETAYLLWFGKLPNQAELAGFNQRLTEARTLPPEIIALLKSFPKSATPMEVLRTAVSALSMYDSDEKAVDHESNVRKSFSLTAQIAMLVAYYDRIRKGLDLPAPDPSLSHAGNFVWMLTGEKPSATATKTLDVALILHADHELNASTFAARVIAATLSDVHSAITGAIGALKGPLHGGANENVMRLLFAIDKEAKLSGADPVRHGLDYVASMLARKEKVPGCGHRVYKTEDPRATHLRTMSEDLGKSRGDSKWFDMSRAIEQYVKKEKKLNANVDFYSASTYTMLGIDIDLFTPIFAVSRIAGWAAHVIEQLDDNRLIRPRAEYIGPEYPVAYVPLAQR, encoded by the coding sequence ATGGCGACCGCGGTAGCAGCCAAGGGACTCGAAGGAATTGTCGCGGCAAACTCCGCCATTTGCTGGATCGATGGCGAAGCCGGCGTTCTCGCCTATCGCGGCATCGATATCCACGAGCTCGCTCCTAAGTCGACCTTCGAGGAAACCGCTTATTTGCTCTGGTTCGGCAAGCTTCCCAACCAGGCCGAACTCGCAGGTTTCAACCAGAGGCTCACCGAAGCGCGCACTTTGCCACCTGAAATCATCGCGCTCCTAAAAAGCTTCCCGAAATCGGCCACGCCGATGGAAGTCCTTCGCACTGCTGTCTCCGCGCTCAGCATGTACGACTCCGATGAGAAGGCCGTCGACCACGAGTCGAATGTCCGCAAGAGCTTCTCCTTGACCGCCCAGATCGCGATGCTGGTGGCCTATTACGACCGCATCCGCAAGGGCCTCGATCTGCCCGCGCCCGACCCTTCGCTCTCGCACGCCGGCAACTTTGTGTGGATGCTCACGGGCGAGAAGCCCTCCGCGACCGCGACCAAGACGCTTGACGTCGCCCTCATCCTCCACGCCGACCATGAGCTCAACGCCTCAACCTTCGCCGCCCGGGTCATCGCTGCGACCCTGTCGGATGTCCACTCCGCGATTACCGGAGCGATCGGCGCCCTCAAAGGGCCACTGCACGGCGGCGCCAATGAAAACGTCATGCGTCTGCTCTTCGCTATCGACAAAGAGGCCAAACTGTCCGGCGCCGACCCTGTCCGGCACGGCCTCGATTATGTCGCCTCCATGCTCGCTCGCAAAGAGAAGGTCCCGGGCTGCGGCCATCGCGTCTATAAGACCGAAGATCCTCGCGCCACCCATCTGCGCACGATGTCCGAAGATCTTGGCAAATCCAGGGGCGACTCCAAATGGTTCGACATGTCTCGCGCCATTGAGCAGTACGTGAAGAAGGAGAAGAAGCTCAACGCGAACGTCGACTTCTACTCCGCCTCGACCTACACCATGTTGGGCATCGACATCGACCTCTTCACACCCATCTTCGCCGTAAGCCGAATCGCCGGATGGGCCGCGCACGTGATTGAACAGCTCGACGACAACCGGCTGATTCGCCCAAGGGCTGAATACATCGGCCCAGAGTATCCAGTAGCGTATGTCCCGCTAGCCCAGCGCTGA
- a CDS encoding SDR family NAD(P)-dependent oxidoreductase, producing the protein MKKSLALVTGATSGLGYAAAGLLAKEGWYEIIVTGRSLEGAQQAASQLAAENKTVIFTPLELELNTPANVQAALASLVKRERTIDFLLLNAGLVPTKKRVITAAGFEASQAPLIGHHQLTVGLLRANLLSPNARIVIAGAEPARGGVPMFKYTDVPAFAAKYYQGDRIAAVEALLRNGPNVKYVPNNAYADAKLIIAWWSAALARRLPSGMAVYAVSPGGATDTKVARNAGPLLKYLFIPIVNLIPGMNQTPETAARRYLQASEFGTDVSGQFFASAQGKFSGPIEAQRHPHLHDRASQEAAWKAVVKVSGVDLS; encoded by the coding sequence ATGAAAAAGTCGCTCGCTCTCGTCACTGGCGCCACCTCCGGGCTGGGTTATGCAGCAGCCGGCCTGCTGGCCAAAGAAGGCTGGTACGAGATCATCGTCACCGGGCGCAGCCTGGAGGGGGCCCAGCAAGCGGCCTCTCAACTCGCGGCTGAGAACAAAACAGTGATATTCACGCCGCTTGAGCTGGAACTGAACACGCCGGCCAACGTTCAGGCCGCCCTCGCCTCGCTGGTCAAGCGAGAGCGGACGATCGATTTCCTACTGCTCAATGCCGGATTGGTCCCAACCAAGAAGCGCGTGATCACTGCGGCGGGCTTTGAGGCTTCTCAGGCCCCGCTGATTGGCCATCATCAACTGACTGTCGGATTGCTCCGCGCCAACCTGCTGAGCCCCAACGCGCGGATTGTTATCGCCGGTGCGGAGCCTGCCCGCGGGGGCGTACCCATGTTCAAGTACACCGACGTGCCAGCCTTCGCGGCCAAATACTACCAGGGTGACCGAATTGCGGCTGTGGAAGCCCTGCTCCGCAACGGGCCGAACGTGAAGTACGTGCCCAACAATGCGTATGCTGACGCGAAGCTCATCATCGCTTGGTGGTCCGCGGCGCTGGCCCGCCGGCTGCCCTCCGGCATGGCCGTGTACGCCGTATCGCCGGGCGGGGCGACCGACACGAAGGTGGCGCGAAACGCAGGCCCGTTGTTGAAGTATCTGTTTATCCCAATCGTGAACCTCATTCCCGGCATGAATCAGACGCCGGAGACCGCGGCCCGTCGGTACCTCCAGGCGTCGGAGTTTGGAACCGACGTCTCAGGGCAATTCTTCGCCTCGGCTCAAGGGAAGTTCTCAGGCCCTATTGAGGCGCAGCGCCACCCACACCTCCACGATCGCGCCAGCCAGGAAGCCGCGTGGAAGGCTGTCGTCAAGGTCTCCGGCGTGGACTTGTCTTAA
- a CDS encoding SDR family oxidoreductase, giving the protein MKRYEGKKVVIIGGTSGMGLATAKMLLDGGARVVVTGHSKEGLESAQRELGNEAIVVSSDARSLTDLDALTPRVKAEFDTIDLLFVNAGFSIRSPLESITEAIYDEMFNLNAKGPLFAVQNLAPLINRGGSVVLTTSIANVKGMAGNATYGAAKAALRSFARTLAAELIPLEIRVNAVAPGPIDTPIVEKAFPGEAAAQIREKMIGMVPMKRWGTSEEIAKAVLFLAFDATFTTGAELPVDGGWSQL; this is encoded by the coding sequence ATGAAACGATACGAAGGTAAAAAAGTGGTAATCATCGGCGGCACGAGCGGCATGGGGCTCGCTACGGCGAAGATGCTACTTGATGGAGGCGCGCGTGTCGTGGTGACGGGCCACTCGAAGGAAGGCCTGGAATCGGCGCAGAGAGAGCTTGGGAATGAGGCCATCGTAGTTTCGAGCGACGCACGGTCGTTGACGGACCTCGACGCACTGACCCCTCGGGTGAAGGCTGAGTTCGACACCATCGACTTGCTGTTCGTCAACGCCGGGTTCAGCATCCGATCGCCTCTCGAGAGTATCACCGAGGCCATCTACGACGAGATGTTCAACCTGAACGCCAAGGGACCGCTTTTCGCAGTGCAGAATCTCGCGCCGCTCATTAACCGGGGAGGCTCTGTCGTCCTCACGACCTCGATCGCCAACGTCAAGGGAATGGCAGGCAACGCCACATACGGCGCCGCCAAGGCCGCGCTGCGATCATTCGCTCGGACGCTGGCTGCTGAGTTGATTCCTCTCGAGATTCGCGTCAACGCGGTCGCGCCCGGTCCCATCGACACGCCGATCGTCGAAAAGGCGTTTCCCGGTGAGGCAGCCGCTCAGATTAGGGAGAAGATGATTGGTATGGTCCCAATGAAGCGCTGGGGGACGTCGGAGGAAATCGCGAAGGCGGTCCTCTTCCTGGCGTTTGATGCGACCTTCACTACCGGCGCCGAACTTCCGGTCGACGGAGGATGGTCTCAACTCTAG
- a CDS encoding RNA polymerase sigma factor: protein MATIVLNPPSFHTAPSERLMGSHAHPTAMVDWSTLSDAEIMLRVSAGEDAGFTYLLEKYRRPIVSFMFRMVRNQAVAEELAQEVFLRVYRSRESYRAEAKFTTWLYRIATNLGVNYARDTRYERAAQNIYLDQPDPETGTTPDVADSRPTIELEMVKDERMNAIRQHVLALPERQRAAVLMHKYQGMDYKQIGEVLKLSESATKSLLFRAYQTLRERLKDFVAKDESDK from the coding sequence ATGGCAACCATCGTTCTCAATCCGCCGTCATTTCACACTGCGCCATCTGAGAGGCTGATGGGCAGTCACGCGCATCCGACCGCCATGGTTGACTGGAGCACGCTTAGCGATGCTGAGATCATGCTCCGCGTCAGTGCCGGAGAAGATGCAGGCTTCACTTACCTCCTGGAGAAGTATCGCCGGCCGATCGTGAGCTTCATGTTTCGCATGGTCCGCAATCAGGCGGTCGCCGAGGAGTTGGCGCAAGAGGTTTTCCTGCGAGTGTACCGCTCAAGGGAGAGCTACCGGGCGGAGGCGAAGTTTACCACCTGGCTCTACCGCATCGCGACCAATCTGGGAGTGAACTACGCCCGCGACACCAGATACGAACGGGCGGCTCAGAATATTTACCTCGACCAGCCCGATCCGGAAACGGGAACGACACCCGATGTCGCCGACAGCCGGCCGACGATCGAGTTGGAGATGGTCAAGGACGAGCGGATGAATGCGATCCGCCAGCATGTGCTGGCGTTGCCCGAGCGGCAGCGGGCTGCGGTGCTAATGCACAAGTATCAAGGAATGGACTACAAGCAGATCGGCGAGGTTCTGAAGCTGAGCGAATCTGCAACCAAGTCTTTGCTGTTTCGCGCTTATCAGACGCTGCGCGAGCGGCTCAAGGATTTTGTGGCCAAGGATGAATCGGACAAATAG
- a CDS encoding NAD(P)/FAD-dependent oxidoreductase, protein MESADVVIAGAGIIGLSLALDLAAHGLRVTVLERARAMAEASWAAAGMLAANDPENPFQLRELSQRSAHEYPAWLAQIEQLSGRKVPFRTQTTLQAFAYGEAPAQTALTAPELRRLVPDLIAGNLTFIRLDERSLDPRDLCAALPLAAKAAGVKLIENASVISISPEENQVTVQTPATPIVAAHFINCAGAWAPSPALGRFSPANPAVTPCKGQMTTVRLKDQQNLLIVLRTPGFYVVPRGDGRVTIGATVEDCGFDKTVQPQAIARLLQSAARLWPPIAHAEVFESWAGLRPASADLLPLLGQMGHPRCWIATGHFRNGILLAPGTASVLSQLVRGTVPEIDLTPFDPARFGSGNTRPLDRLVPRSSDKPATAAL, encoded by the coding sequence GTGGAATCAGCGGATGTAGTTATTGCCGGAGCCGGCATCATCGGGCTCTCGCTCGCACTCGACCTCGCCGCGCATGGCCTGCGCGTCACCGTCCTCGAGCGGGCCCGAGCCATGGCGGAGGCCTCCTGGGCGGCCGCCGGCATGCTGGCCGCGAACGATCCCGAAAATCCTTTCCAGCTTCGGGAACTCAGCCAGCGAAGTGCGCACGAATACCCTGCGTGGCTCGCACAGATAGAACAGCTCTCGGGTAGAAAAGTCCCGTTCCGCACCCAAACTACGCTGCAGGCTTTTGCCTACGGCGAAGCTCCCGCCCAAACCGCTCTTACTGCTCCGGAACTCCGACGGCTCGTGCCCGATCTTATCGCTGGAAATCTTACCTTTATTCGCCTCGACGAACGAAGCCTCGATCCGCGTGATCTGTGCGCGGCGCTGCCCCTCGCCGCCAAAGCCGCCGGGGTCAAGCTGATCGAGAACGCCTCGGTCATCTCCATCAGCCCTGAAGAAAACCAGGTCACCGTCCAAACTCCAGCGACCCCTATTGTTGCCGCCCACTTCATCAATTGCGCCGGAGCCTGGGCTCCATCTCCCGCTCTCGGCCGCTTCTCCCCGGCCAATCCGGCCGTCACTCCGTGCAAGGGCCAGATGACGACCGTTCGCCTGAAAGATCAGCAGAACCTGCTCATCGTCCTGCGCACACCAGGCTTCTATGTTGTTCCCCGAGGCGACGGCCGAGTCACCATCGGCGCAACCGTCGAAGACTGTGGCTTCGACAAAACTGTCCAGCCTCAGGCCATTGCCCGGCTCCTTCAGTCCGCGGCCCGGCTTTGGCCGCCCATCGCCCATGCTGAAGTATTCGAGTCCTGGGCCGGACTGCGCCCTGCCTCCGCAGACCTCCTTCCGCTCCTCGGCCAGATGGGCCATCCGCGTTGCTGGATCGCCACCGGACACTTTCGCAATGGGATCCTCCTCGCTCCCGGCACTGCCAGCGTCCTTTCCCAGTTGGTACGCGGAACAGTACCTGAAATCGACCTCACTCCCTTTGATCCCGCCCGTTTTGGATCCGGGAATACCCGTCCCCTCGACCGGCTTGTCCCACGCTCAAGTGACAAGCCCGCAACTGCTGCGCTATAA
- a CDS encoding anthranilate synthase component I family protein has product MVLFIVCALHVGDATSATAWLHSVGQQLEALSTTTRIPRRVELCQPQSIEPYLLCDRECYLQNIALCKEKIEAGDSYEICLTNRVRVPTQATDNAQLFETYLTLREINPAPYACYLKDEQCSILCSSPERFLKIDRRGQVEARPIKGTMPRDPDPERDAENKDRLRSDKRFFSENLMIVDLLRSDLSRSCVPGTVTVPDIMKVESYATVHQLVSTIRGDLQGSVSQCIARCFPGGSMTGAPKRRTLEIINDIEGEPRGVYSGAIGYLSINGTADLNIVIRTIVIDKDHAEIGVGGAITYLSDPQQEYDEMLLKAIAPFSAVAQLINVDVPRPSPVLAEDVAI; this is encoded by the coding sequence ATGGTGTTGTTTATTGTGTGTGCCTTGCATGTCGGAGATGCAACAAGCGCAACTGCGTGGTTGCACAGTGTTGGTCAACAGCTGGAAGCTCTCTCTACGACGACGCGCATCCCCCGTCGTGTCGAACTGTGCCAACCACAGTCGATCGAGCCCTATTTGCTATGTGATAGAGAGTGTTATCTGCAGAATATAGCATTATGCAAGGAAAAGATCGAGGCTGGAGACTCGTACGAAATCTGTCTTACAAATCGCGTGCGGGTGCCGACGCAGGCAACAGACAATGCCCAGCTCTTCGAGACATACCTGACACTGCGTGAGATCAATCCTGCGCCATATGCCTGCTATCTCAAAGATGAACAATGCAGCATCTTATGCAGTTCGCCGGAGCGCTTCCTAAAAATAGATCGGCGAGGCCAGGTTGAGGCGCGGCCGATCAAAGGCACGATGCCACGCGATCCCGATCCGGAGCGGGATGCCGAAAATAAGGACCGCTTGAGAAGTGATAAGCGCTTCTTCAGCGAAAATCTCATGATCGTAGATCTCCTTCGCAGTGACTTGAGTCGATCTTGTGTTCCGGGGACTGTTACCGTGCCTGACATTATGAAGGTTGAATCGTACGCTACGGTGCACCAGTTAGTCTCCACCATCCGCGGAGATCTGCAAGGGAGTGTATCGCAATGTATAGCACGTTGCTTTCCGGGCGGGTCGATGACGGGCGCACCCAAAAGAAGAACTTTGGAGATCATCAACGACATTGAGGGTGAACCACGGGGCGTCTATTCTGGCGCGATTGGTTACCTCTCAATCAACGGCACCGCGGACTTAAACATAGTTATCCGTACAATTGTCATCGACAAGGACCATGCGGAGATCGGAGTGGGCGGAGCTATAACTTACCTTTCAGATCCTCAACAAGAGTACGACGAGATGCTCCTCAAGGCGATAGCCCCGTTCAGCGCGGTCGCACAATTGATAAATGTTGACGTGCCGAGACCGTCGCCTGTCTTGGCGGAGGACGTGGCAATATGA
- a CDS encoding TetR/AcrR family transcriptional regulator: MIQNTARPRGRPRSFDETGAIDKAIQVFWSKGYDGVTIDDLVVGMGVGRPSLYAVFGDKRAIFLRVLRAYAERKGASAAKALFAPPDLRDSIAGFLRYNVESATEKGSARGCLLLCVAPLVNDAEVQRFLQNAAMGGAALLERRFRDGISAGEIPSDFPVAARAIQVADLARGLTMRAHIGTPRKTLLKDAEEATDVVLLPRRV, from the coding sequence ATGATTCAAAACACTGCCAGGCCGCGAGGAAGACCGCGCAGCTTCGATGAGACGGGAGCGATCGATAAGGCGATTCAGGTGTTCTGGTCGAAGGGCTATGACGGAGTGACGATTGACGATCTCGTCGTCGGGATGGGCGTGGGACGGCCAAGTCTGTATGCCGTCTTCGGGGATAAGCGGGCGATATTCTTACGCGTCCTTAGAGCATACGCAGAAAGGAAGGGCGCATCAGCCGCGAAGGCACTCTTCGCGCCGCCGGATCTTCGCGACTCAATTGCGGGCTTCCTGAGATACAACGTCGAAAGTGCGACCGAGAAAGGATCCGCCCGGGGCTGCCTTCTATTGTGCGTCGCGCCGCTTGTGAACGACGCTGAGGTTCAGCGTTTCCTGCAGAACGCAGCCATGGGCGGCGCGGCGCTGCTGGAGCGCCGTTTCCGGGACGGGATCAGCGCAGGTGAAATTCCGTCTGACTTCCCCGTAGCCGCCCGTGCCATCCAGGTCGCGGATTTAGCCCGTGGGCTGACCATGCGGGCTCATATAGGAACGCCACGCAAGACGCTCCTCAAAGATGCTGAGGAAGCGACCGACGTGGTGCTCCTGCCGCGCCGCGTCTGA
- a CDS encoding SDR family oxidoreductase, translating into MPNDKKVALITGANRGIGFETARQLGQKHVTIVVGARSLQSAKETADKLAAEGIDAYPVVLDVTKDADRKAAASFVAEKFGKLDILINNAGIGGDGGLLNAHTISTSEDELQRVFNINLFSVVAVTREFLPLLEKSPAGQIVNLSSILGSLTLQSMPNSPIGPMKAFAYNASKTALNQFTVHLAAELKDTNIKVNSVHPGWVKTELGTQHAQLEVADGAKTSVEVALLGLDGPNGKFVHNGQELPW; encoded by the coding sequence ATGCCTAATGATAAGAAGGTGGCGCTCATTACGGGCGCGAACCGTGGAATTGGATTTGAGACAGCTCGCCAACTAGGACAGAAGCACGTGACGATTGTAGTCGGCGCAAGAAGTCTCCAATCGGCGAAGGAAACCGCCGATAAGCTTGCTGCTGAAGGCATTGATGCGTACCCAGTGGTTCTTGACGTCACTAAGGACGCGGATCGCAAGGCTGCCGCCTCGTTCGTTGCCGAAAAGTTCGGCAAACTGGATATTTTGATTAACAACGCAGGCATCGGAGGCGATGGCGGACTCCTAAACGCTCACACCATCTCGACGAGTGAAGATGAGCTCCAGAGAGTGTTCAATATCAACCTCTTCTCCGTCGTCGCTGTCACACGCGAGTTCCTTCCGTTGCTGGAGAAGAGCCCGGCAGGTCAAATTGTTAATCTCTCGAGCATCCTCGGCTCCTTAACGCTGCAGTCGATGCCCAACAGCCCGATTGGGCCAATGAAAGCTTTTGCCTATAATGCCTCCAAGACCGCCCTGAATCAGTTCACCGTTCACCTCGCGGCCGAGTTGAAGGACACGAACATCAAGGTAAACTCGGTTCATCCCGGATGGGTGAAGACCGAACTCGGCACCCAGCACGCTCAGTTGGAAGTGGCAGATGGTGCCAAGACCAGCGTCGAAGTTGCTCTGCTCGGACTGGATGGCCCCAACGGCAAATTCGTTCACAACGGTCAAGAACTCCCTTGGTAA